A genomic region of Dactylococcopsis salina PCC 8305 contains the following coding sequences:
- the rsmA gene encoding 16S rRNA (adenine(1518)-N(6)/adenine(1519)-N(6))-dimethyltransferase RsmA — protein sequence MTRNVKPRKQFAQHWLKSEKALDQIIETAALNSEDAVLEIGAGTGILTRRLLLSASTVVAVEIDRDLIKKLKQKFQTEEHLLLLEGDFLKLDLASLVSPTPRKVVANIPYNITAPILEKLLGSIAHPEQKYEKIVLLVQKEIADRICANSGSKTFGGLSVRSQYLAACEFISIVPAKAFSPAPKVDSAIISLTPRPFPLPANSPQFLEQLIKLGFANRRKMLRNNLKSMISPQQLQPILEQLEISPLVRAEDISVSNWVRLCNQLDLQINATLLTDCTREN from the coding sequence ATGACTAGAAATGTGAAACCAAGAAAACAATTTGCTCAACATTGGCTAAAAAGCGAAAAAGCCTTAGATCAGATTATCGAAACCGCAGCCTTAAACAGTGAAGACGCGGTTTTAGAAATCGGTGCTGGAACTGGAATTTTAACCCGAAGATTATTATTGAGTGCGTCAACAGTAGTCGCAGTGGAGATTGATCGCGATTTGATTAAAAAGCTGAAACAAAAGTTTCAAACCGAAGAACATTTACTTCTCCTTGAAGGCGACTTTTTAAAGTTAGATTTGGCTTCTCTCGTTTCTCCAACACCGAGGAAAGTTGTGGCAAATATTCCCTACAATATCACAGCACCAATTTTAGAAAAATTGTTAGGGTCGATCGCGCATCCTGAACAAAAATATGAGAAAATCGTCTTATTGGTGCAAAAAGAAATTGCCGACAGAATTTGTGCTAATTCTGGATCAAAAACCTTTGGCGGGTTATCAGTTCGCAGTCAGTACCTAGCCGCTTGTGAATTCATCTCGATCGTCCCTGCAAAAGCCTTTTCTCCCGCACCAAAAGTTGATTCTGCAATTATCTCCCTGACTCCTCGTCCTTTCCCTCTCCCTGCCAATTCTCCACAATTTCTAGAACAACTGATTAAACTCGGCTTTGCCAACCGCCGTAAAATGTTACGCAATAATTTAAAAAGCATGATTTCACCGCAACAATTGCAACCGATTCTGGAACAATTAGAAATAAGTCCCCTAGTCCGTGCTGAAGACATCAGTGTGTCAAACTGGGTGAGGCTTTGCAATCAATTAGATTTACAGATCAATGCAACATTACTCACTGACTGCACCCGCGAAAATTAA
- a CDS encoding NAD-binding protein, translating to MTDHFLVCGLGSLGQHCVYALKQFAVSITAIEQIEPRQWEIPHLPSCLTDLILGDCRDAETLQAAKIDQCRAILIVTSNERINAETAVAARSLSPHVRLVIRSGQDNLNQLLGEHLGNFIAFEPTELSADAFALAALGTETQGLFYLKTGDETEQQLFRVIKRRIEATDQWCDQRTLQDLNTQKRKVLAYQSFSSSQLTNLFYNWHPEQVLKAGDIVVYVQREDFLTSDSFLVDHSPQERKPLPKKLTVSFIQDECQKLYRNVLKLPVRRVALICGGIVISLIVIGTIILWLSTPNTTLLSSFYATVILLLGGYADLFGDLEASDQIQWWLQLFSLTLTIAGTALVGVLYALVTEALLSSKFELSQRRPPLPEEDHIIIIGIRRVGKRVAKLLLDLKQSLLGIPLNPEFDHNFLPEMPILFGNLKESLQQANLQGAKSVIVGTEDEMLNLEISLTIHRINPDCQLVIRTFEQRLSENLSQLLPKAVVLCAYSVVAEAFAGAAFGENIIKLFRLNQQTVLVTEYKVEEMDTLNGLLLADVAYGYNVVPILHQKEGHSVKFMPADDICLSVRDRLVVLATKEGLKKVELGELDISGKIWQVKLESARTDEALFEAGNTLVRVTGCSLNEAREIMNHLPTTAPFLMYHHQAKRLIRELKKIQVQGIIINQ from the coding sequence ATGACAGACCATTTCCTTGTTTGCGGCTTAGGATCGTTGGGACAACATTGTGTTTATGCTCTCAAACAGTTTGCAGTCAGTATCACTGCGATCGAGCAAATTGAACCGAGACAGTGGGAAATCCCTCATTTACCCAGTTGTTTAACTGATTTGATACTGGGAGACTGTCGTGATGCAGAAACCCTACAAGCGGCGAAAATCGACCAGTGTCGTGCGATTTTAATTGTCACCAGCAATGAGCGAATTAATGCCGAAACCGCAGTGGCGGCGCGATCGCTTTCTCCTCACGTTCGTTTAGTGATTCGATCGGGACAAGACAATCTCAACCAACTTTTAGGGGAACATCTCGGCAACTTTATTGCTTTTGAACCAACAGAACTTTCGGCGGATGCGTTTGCTTTAGCCGCTTTAGGAACAGAAACCCAAGGATTGTTTTATCTGAAAACAGGAGACGAAACCGAACAACAACTTTTCCGAGTGATTAAACGCCGCATTGAAGCAACAGATCAGTGGTGTGACCAACGGACACTTCAAGACTTAAACACTCAAAAGCGAAAAGTGTTAGCGTATCAATCTTTTTCCTCCTCTCAACTCACGAATTTATTTTACAATTGGCATCCTGAACAAGTTTTAAAAGCAGGGGATATTGTGGTCTATGTCCAACGAGAAGACTTCTTGACCTCGGACTCTTTCTTAGTCGATCATTCTCCCCAAGAAAGAAAACCGCTTCCTAAAAAACTAACGGTTTCTTTCATTCAAGATGAATGTCAAAAGTTGTATCGAAACGTTTTAAAATTGCCAGTGCGACGAGTGGCTTTAATTTGTGGTGGAATCGTCATTAGTTTGATCGTTATCGGAACAATTATCCTTTGGTTATCCACTCCCAACACGACACTTTTATCATCCTTTTATGCCACAGTGATTTTACTACTGGGAGGATATGCTGATTTATTTGGAGACTTAGAAGCAAGCGATCAAATTCAGTGGTGGTTACAACTATTTAGTCTTACTTTAACCATAGCAGGAACCGCTTTAGTGGGAGTCTTATATGCGCTAGTTACAGAAGCATTATTATCTTCTAAATTTGAATTGTCTCAGCGTCGTCCTCCTCTTCCTGAAGAAGATCATATTATCATCATTGGCATTCGTCGAGTGGGAAAAAGAGTGGCTAAACTCTTACTTGATCTGAAACAATCCCTTTTAGGAATTCCTTTAAATCCAGAGTTTGATCATAATTTTTTACCAGAAATGCCCATTTTATTTGGGAACTTAAAAGAGTCTCTACAACAAGCGAATTTACAAGGTGCTAAAAGTGTTATCGTCGGAACAGAAGATGAGATGTTGAATTTAGAAATTAGTTTAACAATTCATCGCATTAATCCTGATTGTCAGTTAGTGATTCGGACGTTTGAACAACGATTGAGTGAAAATTTATCACAACTGCTTCCGAAGGCTGTGGTTTTATGTGCGTATAGTGTGGTTGCGGAAGCCTTTGCTGGGGCGGCATTTGGGGAGAATATTATTAAGTTATTTCGGTTGAATCAGCAGACGGTTTTAGTCACAGAATATAAAGTGGAAGAAATGGATACTTTAAATGGGTTACTATTAGCTGATGTGGCGTATGGTTACAATGTTGTTCCGATTTTGCATCAAAAAGAAGGACATTCTGTTAAGTTTATGCCAGCGGATGATATTTGTTTATCAGTGCGCGATCGATTAGTGGTTTTGGCGACGAAAGAAGGATTAAAAAAAGTGGAATTGGGGGAATTAGATATTAGTGGCAAAATTTGGCAAGTAAAGTTAGAAAGTGCGCGAACTGATGAGGCTTTATTTGAAGCTGGAAATACCTTAGTTAGAGTGACGGGTTGTTCTCTTAATGAAGCGCGAGAAATTATGAATCATCTGCCGACAACAGCACCGTTTTTGATGTATCATCATCAAGCTAAACGTTTGATTCGAGAGTTGAAAAAAATACAGGTTCAAGGGATAATTATTAATCAGTAA
- a CDS encoding LabA-like NYN domain-containing protein → MLENFDHDPVFTPKQILENRGRVAIFIDGSNLFYAALQLGIEIDYTKLLSCLTSGSRLLRSFFYTGVDSTNEKQQGFLLWMRRNGYRVISKDLVQLPDGSKKANLDVEIAVDMMALVGAYDTAILVSGDGDLAYAVDAVSYRGARVEVVSLRSMTSDSLINVADRYIDLDQIQGEIQKPSKANSNASTHHPYRPLPTLIFDEESSQ, encoded by the coding sequence ATGTTGGAAAACTTTGATCACGATCCCGTATTTACACCGAAACAGATTTTAGAGAATCGTGGTCGGGTTGCAATTTTTATTGATGGTTCTAATTTGTTTTACGCAGCCCTACAATTGGGCATAGAAATAGATTACACCAAATTATTGTCTTGCCTGACCTCTGGTTCTCGCTTGCTACGTTCTTTTTTCTATACTGGCGTTGATAGCACCAATGAGAAACAACAAGGATTTTTACTTTGGATGCGTCGCAATGGCTACCGAGTCATTTCTAAAGATTTAGTTCAACTTCCTGATGGTTCTAAAAAAGCCAATTTAGACGTAGAAATTGCTGTTGATATGATGGCTTTGGTTGGTGCTTATGACACAGCAATTTTAGTCAGTGGTGATGGCGATTTAGCTTATGCTGTTGATGCGGTGAGTTATCGCGGTGCGAGAGTGGAAGTTGTCAGCTTACGTTCAATGACCAGCGATAGCTTGATTAATGTTGCCGATCGTTATATCGACTTAGATCAAATTCAAGGTGAAATTCAAAAGCCTTCCAAAGCGAATAGCAATGCTTCGACTCATCATCCCTATCGACCCCTACCCACTTTAATTTTTGATGAAGAATCTTCACAATAA
- the pds gene encoding 15-cis-phytoene desaturase: MRVIIAGAGLAGLSCAKYLVDAGHTPIVLERRDVLGGKVAAWQDEDGDWYETGLHIFFGAYPNMLQLFKELDIEDRLQWKEHTMIFNRPEKPGTYSRFDFPNLPAPINGVIAILRNNDMLSWPEKIRFGIGLIPAMLRGQGYVEAMDRYTWSEWMERQNLPKRVEKEVFIAMSNALNFINPNEISATILLTALNRFLQEKTGSKMAFLDGSPTERLCQPLVDYLTERGGEVRLNAPLKEILLNEDGTVRGYLIRGCNGAEEEMLTADAYVSAMPVDPLKLMLPPSWKEMDFFKQLEGLEGVPVINVHLWFDQKLTDIDHLLFSRSDLLSVYADMSNTCRGYEDADQSMLELVLAPAKDWIGRSDEAIIEATMAELKQLFPKHFTGDRPANLLKSHVVKTPRSVYKATAGRQAHRPSQKTPINNFYLTGDYTMQQYLASMEGAVLSGKLTAQEISQSQSQPSSGKKTEKKTVSVAK; the protein is encoded by the coding sequence ATGCGAGTCATAATTGCAGGAGCAGGGTTAGCAGGACTTTCCTGCGCCAAGTATTTAGTAGATGCAGGACATACTCCCATTGTCCTTGAACGTCGTGATGTCTTAGGCGGAAAAGTCGCCGCTTGGCAAGATGAAGATGGGGATTGGTACGAAACTGGGTTACATATCTTCTTTGGAGCGTATCCCAATATGCTGCAATTGTTTAAGGAATTAGACATTGAAGATCGCCTGCAATGGAAAGAACATACCATGATCTTCAATCGTCCTGAAAAACCAGGAACTTATTCTCGCTTCGATTTCCCGAACCTTCCAGCGCCGATTAATGGGGTAATTGCCATTTTACGCAATAATGATATGCTCTCATGGCCAGAAAAAATCCGCTTTGGTATTGGTTTAATTCCAGCGATGTTGCGTGGACAAGGTTATGTGGAGGCTATGGATCGCTACACTTGGTCAGAGTGGATGGAACGGCAAAATCTGCCGAAACGGGTGGAAAAAGAGGTGTTTATTGCCATGTCTAACGCTTTAAACTTCATTAACCCCAACGAAATCTCAGCGACGATTCTCCTCACCGCTTTAAATCGCTTTTTACAAGAGAAAACTGGCTCGAAAATGGCGTTTTTAGATGGTTCTCCCACAGAACGTTTATGTCAACCGCTGGTAGATTATCTTACTGAGCGTGGGGGAGAGGTGCGGTTGAATGCTCCCTTAAAAGAAATTTTACTGAATGAAGATGGCACGGTACGCGGTTATTTGATTCGGGGTTGCAATGGGGCTGAGGAAGAAATGCTCACAGCAGATGCTTATGTGTCTGCGATGCCTGTTGATCCTTTGAAATTGATGTTACCCCCGTCTTGGAAAGAGATGGACTTCTTTAAGCAATTAGAGGGGTTAGAGGGCGTTCCTGTGATTAACGTTCATTTGTGGTTCGATCAAAAACTCACCGACATTGACCATCTGCTGTTTTCTCGTTCCGATTTACTCAGTGTTTATGCTGATATGAGCAACACCTGTCGCGGTTATGAAGACGCGGACCAATCCATGTTAGAGTTAGTTCTCGCACCCGCGAAAGATTGGATCGGTCGATCGGATGAGGCGATTATCGAAGCGACCATGGCAGAGTTAAAACAACTTTTCCCCAAACACTTTACAGGGGACCGGCCAGCAAACCTGTTAAAATCTCATGTGGTGAAAACGCCGCGATCGGTTTATAAAGCCACCGCCGGAAGACAGGCGCATCGTCCTTCCCAAAAAACCCCCATTAACAATTTCTATCTCACTGGCGATTACACCATGCAACAATACTTAGCCAGCATGGAAGGGGCGGTATTATCAGGAAAATTAACCGCACAGGAAATTTCTCAAAGCCAATCTCAACCCTCTTCTGGGAAAAAAACAGAGAAAAAGACCGTTTCTGTGGCAAAATGA
- the metG gene encoding methionine--tRNA ligase, translated as MENQKKTFAITTPLYYVNDVPHIGSAYTTMAADAIARFKRLEGNAVLLITGTDEHGQKIQRTAEEKGISPQSQCDKVAASFDSLWQKLNIQYDRFSRTTAARHEAIVKEFFQRVWDNGDIYLAQKQGWYCVSCEEFKEKRDLVNDGYCPIHTNKKAEWRDEENYFFCLSKYQTQLEILYETQEDFIQPRSRRNEVLNFVQQGLQDFSISRVNLDWGIPVPTDPKHTIYVWFDALLGYVTALLDPEDEPTLEKALARWWPIDLHLIGKDILRFHAVYWPAMLLSAGISTPKKVFGHGFLTKDGQKMGKSMGNTLDPVALLDRYGADAVRYYFLREIELGQDGDFNENRFVDVLNSDLANDLGNLLNRTLKMANKYCNNQSPNLKGEQIPAENPLKEIGMELSDRVTVAYNKLNFSEACKEIIHLVTNSNKYIDQQAPWSLYKQGKQAEVEEVLYSILESIRLSAYLLSPITPDLSSQIYQQLGFKIDFNQPSSFEPNINFDVHKSWGSLPPLQPLGEAKPVFLRLELPEESPL; from the coding sequence ATGGAAAATCAGAAGAAAACCTTTGCAATTACAACACCACTTTATTACGTGAATGATGTTCCTCACATCGGAAGTGCTTATACAACAATGGCTGCAGATGCGATCGCCCGTTTTAAGCGCTTAGAAGGAAATGCAGTTTTATTGATTACAGGAACAGATGAACATGGACAAAAAATCCAACGCACTGCTGAAGAAAAAGGGATTTCTCCTCAAAGTCAATGCGATAAAGTTGCGGCGAGTTTTGACAGTTTGTGGCAGAAATTAAACATCCAATACGATCGATTTAGTCGGACTACAGCCGCGCGACATGAAGCAATTGTCAAGGAATTTTTTCAGCGCGTTTGGGATAATGGCGATATTTATCTGGCTCAAAAACAGGGATGGTATTGTGTTTCCTGCGAAGAATTTAAAGAAAAAAGAGACTTGGTAAACGACGGATATTGTCCCATTCACACTAATAAAAAAGCAGAGTGGCGAGACGAAGAAAATTATTTTTTCTGTCTTTCTAAATACCAAACTCAGTTAGAAATTCTGTATGAAACTCAAGAAGACTTTATTCAACCCCGTAGTCGTCGCAATGAAGTCTTAAACTTTGTTCAGCAAGGGTTACAAGATTTTTCTATTTCTCGGGTCAATCTCGATTGGGGAATCCCTGTGCCAACTGATCCCAAACATACAATTTACGTTTGGTTTGATGCGCTTTTAGGCTATGTTACCGCCCTTCTTGACCCAGAAGACGAACCCACCCTAGAAAAGGCTCTCGCTCGTTGGTGGCCGATCGATCTCCATTTGATTGGGAAAGATATCTTGCGTTTCCATGCGGTGTATTGGCCCGCGATGTTGTTGTCAGCAGGAATTTCTACGCCGAAGAAAGTATTTGGACATGGATTTTTGACCAAAGATGGGCAGAAAATGGGAAAAAGTATGGGAAATACCTTAGACCCAGTGGCGTTGCTCGATCGATATGGCGCGGACGCAGTGCGATATTATTTCCTGCGAGAAATTGAGTTAGGACAAGATGGAGATTTCAACGAAAATCGATTTGTTGATGTTCTTAATTCTGATCTCGCCAATGATTTGGGAAACCTCTTAAATCGGACTTTGAAAATGGCAAATAAATACTGCAATAATCAGAGTCCCAACCTAAAGGGAGAACAAATTCCAGCAGAGAATCCCTTGAAAGAAATTGGAATGGAACTGAGCGATCGAGTCACCGTTGCTTATAACAAACTCAACTTCAGTGAAGCCTGTAAAGAAATCATCCATCTGGTGACGAATAGTAATAAATACATTGACCAGCAAGCGCCTTGGAGTTTGTATAAACAAGGGAAACAAGCGGAAGTAGAGGAAGTTCTCTACAGTATTTTAGAATCTATCCGTTTAAGCGCTTATCTTCTCTCTCCAATTACCCCCGACCTCAGTAGCCAAATTTATCAGCAACTGGGCTTTAAAATCGACTTTAACCAGCCGTCGTCTTTTGAACCAAATATTAATTTTGATGTCCATAAATCTTGGGGAAGTTTACCCCCTCTACAACCTTTAGGAGAAGCGAAACCCGTGTTTTTACGGTTAGAACTTCCTGAAGAAAGCCCATTATAG
- the lptC gene encoding LPS export ABC transporter periplasmic protein LptC, with product MSQKTATWALIGVLFLSLSACNNNQSSPNSQSESNPEEEVIEERLILENATLNQVNSDGETLWKLEVKKVVYRQNKEKAELEAVKGELYQDGNIFLQIEANQGEIIDNGKQINLQGEVVATDPRNGAVLKSEKLEWSPEDQLLVIPQPLTGSNPRFNVSADQGKYHTDQEELELIGNVEGVSNESPLRLKGKQLNWLIPEDVVQTNQSLQVDRYDSETETITDQVTANSGKVNLDQKMVFLKDNVEFKSSDPPLQAASNAITWDMEKKLLRSEKPIKVVQNEDKITLTGNQGQIDLETEIARFQGGVKGVSESNQAVLFANRLQWNLPTQEMTAKGDVIYQQTNPSLTSKGEEATGILQNKNIVVKGSKQERVTTEIVP from the coding sequence ATGTCACAGAAGACAGCAACTTGGGCGTTAATTGGGGTACTTTTTTTATCTCTGTCTGCTTGTAATAATAATCAGTCGTCTCCCAATTCTCAGTCGGAAAGTAATCCTGAAGAAGAGGTGATCGAAGAAAGATTAATTTTAGAAAATGCAACCCTTAACCAAGTGAATTCCGATGGGGAAACTCTGTGGAAACTTGAGGTGAAAAAAGTTGTTTATCGTCAAAATAAGGAAAAGGCTGAGTTAGAAGCAGTTAAGGGGGAGTTGTATCAAGATGGAAACATTTTTTTGCAGATAGAAGCGAATCAAGGGGAAATTATTGATAACGGGAAACAAATCAATTTACAAGGGGAAGTAGTCGCCACTGATCCCCGTAATGGTGCGGTACTGAAATCAGAAAAGTTGGAATGGTCTCCTGAAGATCAGTTATTAGTTATTCCTCAACCTTTAACGGGAAGTAACCCTCGGTTTAATGTTTCTGCTGATCAGGGCAAATATCATACAGATCAAGAAGAGTTAGAGCTAATTGGAAATGTGGAAGGTGTTTCTAATGAGTCGCCTTTGCGCTTAAAAGGAAAACAGTTAAATTGGTTGATTCCTGAAGATGTTGTTCAGACTAATCAATCCCTACAGGTCGATCGATATGATTCGGAAACGGAAACAATTACAGATCAAGTAACGGCAAATTCTGGAAAAGTAAACTTAGACCAAAAAATGGTTTTCCTTAAAGATAATGTGGAATTTAAGTCCAGTGATCCTCCGTTACAAGCGGCGAGTAATGCCATTACTTGGGATATGGAAAAGAAACTCCTTCGCAGTGAGAAACCAATCAAAGTGGTTCAAAATGAGGATAAGATTACTCTCACTGGAAACCAAGGACAAATTGATTTAGAAACAGAAATTGCTCGGTTTCAGGGAGGAGTTAAAGGGGTTAGTGAGTCTAACCAAGCGGTACTTTTTGCGAACCGTTTACAGTGGAATCTTCCCACTCAAGAAATGACAGCAAAAGGAGATGTGATTTATCAACAAACTAATCCATCTCTGACGAGTAAGGGAGAGGAAGCAACTGGGATTTTACAAAACAAAAATATCGTTGTGAAGGGGAGTAAACAAGAAAGAGTCACGACAGAGATTGTTCCTTAA
- a CDS encoding type II toxin-antitoxin system RelE/ParE family toxin, with the protein MSRRCRFTRIASSDLENILDYIAEQNGIDVAEKFLKRINQKCQILNSENASIAL; encoded by the coding sequence ATGAGTCGGCGTTGCAGATTTACAAGAATTGCTAGTTCTGATCTGGAGAATATCCTTGATTATATAGCTGAACAAAACGGGATTGATGTAGCTGAGAAGTTTCTGAAAAGAATTAATCAGAAGTGTCAAATTCTGAACTCTGAAAACGCATCGATCGCGCTCTGA
- a CDS encoding type II toxin-antitoxin system ParD family antitoxin — MSIELTPELEEIIQHQVNKGNYKSANEVILAGVKLLEKVERAYQGRYEELRQEILQGIEASEQGKVLDSKVVFQNLQNKLNNKKV, encoded by the coding sequence ATGAGTATTGAATTGACACCTGAGTTAGAGGAAATAATTCAGCATCAAGTAAACAAGGGAAACTATAAATCAGCAAATGAAGTTATTCTTGCGGGAGTAAAGTTACTAGAGAAAGTTGAAAGGGCATATCAGGGAAGATATGAGGAACTACGCCAAGAAATTTTACAAGGAATTGAAGCGTCTGAACAAGGGAAAGTTCTTGATAGTAAGGTAGTTTTTCAAAATCTTCAGAACAAGTTGAATAACAAAAAAGTATGA
- a CDS encoding lysophospholipid acyltransferase family protein produces the protein MVSNRPLNLSQGFLQALGTKVFIYFENRIPQDAAVVVVSNHRSFMDPMMLMVGLKHPLRTACHHYMGEVPLLREVVTFLGCFPLANESKRGTSFVRQGKKFLNANDWLAVFPEGAQPMVNLTTPREIKPFQPGFAHLLLRSQIPNLAVLPVAILSEQEQVTSTIPLKFLHWFDPSENLFDQWTLHPMVIYERANLLIGRPYWVTPKIQKQYRGKQTKKGILELTDYCQEEIQTLLKTGY, from the coding sequence ATGGTTTCTAATCGACCGCTCAATCTCTCTCAGGGTTTCCTACAAGCTCTGGGAACGAAAGTTTTTATTTATTTTGAAAACCGTATTCCCCAAGACGCAGCAGTAGTCGTTGTGAGCAATCATCGGAGCTTTATGGACCCGATGATGTTGATGGTGGGATTAAAACACCCCTTACGCACTGCTTGTCACCACTACATGGGAGAAGTCCCTTTATTGCGGGAAGTGGTGACATTTCTTGGCTGTTTTCCCCTAGCCAATGAATCCAAACGCGGAACAAGTTTTGTCCGACAAGGAAAGAAATTTCTAAACGCGAATGATTGGTTAGCCGTATTCCCAGAAGGAGCGCAGCCAATGGTGAATTTAACAACACCTAGGGAAATTAAACCCTTTCAACCTGGATTCGCTCATTTGCTTTTACGTTCCCAGATTCCTAATTTAGCCGTTTTACCAGTCGCAATTCTCTCTGAACAAGAACAAGTAACCTCGACAATTCCCCTTAAATTTTTACACTGGTTCGATCCTTCAGAAAACTTATTTGATCAATGGACTTTACATCCAATGGTAATCTATGAAAGAGCAAATCTTTTAATCGGTCGTCCTTACTGGGTTACGCCGAAAATTCAAAAACAATATCGAGGGAAACAAACCAAAAAAGGAATTTTAGAATTGACTGATTATTGTCAGGAGGAAATTCAAACCTTATTAAAAACTGGATATTAA
- the ispE gene encoding 4-(cytidine 5'-diphospho)-2-C-methyl-D-erythritol kinase — MQHYSLTAPAKINLHLEIIGDRADGYHELVMILQGIGLEDRIDLYAGSTQAIHLHCEHPDVPLGPDNIAYKAAQLMCREYSQAYAQYGGLEITIDKKIPVAAGLAGGSTDAAAVLVGINLLWKLGLTQPELQTLASQLGSDIPFCLEGGTALALGRGEELSPLQGLDQATVILAKHRNLFVSTAWAYQSYRQRFGESYYQKPETIEVGKKQAHSADLVSAISQQDYLKIGQLLYNDLEKVVFPEYPKVEALKSAFQEEKEVLGAMMSGSGPTVFALCSATAKAQDIIENVRSKINDSTVEFWTTELTNRGIQVKS; from the coding sequence ATGCAACATTACTCACTGACTGCACCCGCGAAAATTAATCTCCACCTCGAAATCATTGGCGATCGGGCTGACGGATATCACGAACTGGTGATGATTTTACAAGGAATTGGCTTAGAAGATCGCATTGATCTCTATGCGGGAAGTACCCAAGCCATCCATCTCCACTGTGAACATCCCGATGTTCCTCTCGGACCCGATAACATCGCCTATAAAGCCGCGCAGTTGATGTGTCGCGAGTATTCCCAAGCCTACGCGCAATATGGAGGATTAGAAATCACCATTGATAAGAAGATTCCTGTGGCGGCAGGGTTAGCGGGGGGTTCAACAGATGCGGCGGCGGTGTTAGTGGGAATTAATTTACTGTGGAAGCTAGGACTGACTCAACCCGAATTACAAACCTTAGCCAGTCAACTGGGATCGGATATTCCGTTTTGTTTGGAAGGAGGAACAGCTTTAGCATTGGGACGGGGAGAGGAATTGAGTCCTTTACAGGGTTTGGATCAAGCAACGGTTATCCTTGCGAAACATCGTAATTTATTTGTTTCTACTGCTTGGGCTTATCAGTCCTATCGCCAACGGTTTGGAGAGAGTTATTACCAAAAACCAGAAACGATCGAAGTGGGGAAAAAACAAGCTCATTCTGCTGATTTAGTTAGTGCGATTTCCCAACAGGATTATCTTAAAATTGGACAACTTTTATACAATGATTTAGAGAAGGTTGTTTTCCCAGAATATCCGAAAGTAGAGGCGTTGAAGTCTGCATTTCAGGAAGAAAAAGAGGTCTTGGGTGCGATGATGTCGGGAAGTGGTCCGACGGTTTTTGCTCTTTGTTCTGCCACTGCTAAAGCCCAAGATATCATCGAAAATGTTCGATCGAAAATTAATGATTCTACTGTAGAATTCTGGACGACAGAATTAACCAATCGCGGAATACAAGTTAAGTCTTAA